The window GCGGCAGCATCCCCTCTGTCAGTGGCGGACAGTGTGAGCCCGTGAGAAAGAGCAGACGAGGCCACCCCCTAATTGCATGCAAAATTGGATCGGAGAGAGGCGCATTACCTATTCGAAGTTGAATCTGGCGGCTCCATCTCAGTATGCCCACGGACTCCCCTCAGAACCTATCGATTCCGCAAGCGAAAACAGAGGAAACGAGCTGAGATCTACGGGCCCGAGAGAGGAACGGGAGGGCGACTAGGGTTTGAATTCACTCACCATTTTTTTATGATGAAGGCTCCGCTGCCGTTGAGAACGAgggctccgccgccgccacagAGAACGCAAGATCCGCCGCCCCCGGAGAAGAAGGGGGGCAGAGTGGCGGGCCCGGCACGGTCGGGCGGCAGGGCACGGTCAGCTGTTTTGAGGAACAATTAAGTTGGACCCACATGTCCTAACATAAACGGGCGGGCTTGGTTGACGACCAATGTAACCACATTTAATACCCCATGTGGCCCTGGGTTATTTACACACTCAAATGTGTCGCACCACAGCCATTCGCTCGAACAACGTCGAACTCTTGCCAATTCACCTTAAAAACGTCGCACAGGAGCTGTTGGCCTTCAAGAAATTGGTCCATTGCATTGACGCTGCTTGTCACTGCCGGTTTCCCAGGGTCCATTCAGAGAAGAAACCGTGTGTTGATGGCGAATCACACCAGCATTCCCCAACGTCGATGCCTGCGGCGGTATCCAAGGTGCTCGAAGACGACGACCTCCTCAGGGAGATTATTGTCCGTGTCGGCTTCCCCACCACCCTCGTACGTGCTTCCCTCGTCTGCAAGCGCTGGTACCACCACAGCTCTGACCGCCGGTTCCTCCGCCGCTTCCGCGAGCGGCACCCGCCCCGCCTCCTTGGCTTTTGCCATGTCCCCGAAGATGAGTGTTCACAGTCGTCCTATCCACGCTTCGTCCCGATTTCGCCTCAGCCCCCAGAGCTCGCTGCCGTGGTCAGCCGCGTGGCGAGCTACAGCTTTGGCGTCGACGGCGACGAATGGATCAGGGAGAGCCGGCGCGGCAGTGTCTTGACCGGACGCTATGAAGGATTATTATGGAGACATCGAGTGCACCACCCACTGTGCTCTGGGAGAGACATGGACATCCTCCCACCACTCCCAAGCGTCCGGAGCTCCAGGTACCACATGTTCAGTACAATCCTCTCCAAAGAAGATGGCGCCGGCGGCTTGTCCTACATGTACATGTTGGTGGAGGGGGTTGATGAGAATAAAGTTTTTAGGGTGCGCGTGTATATGTTGCAACACGGTGTCTGGTGCATGCATACCTCATCTATCACACATATCCCTCTTCCGCTGTTGCCACGGAAAGTTGTGCTTGTTGACGATAAAATCTATATAGCTGACAAGTTCAGTGACGACATTATTGTCTTGGATTTGCCAGCCTCAAGTTTCTCCAAAATTTCGGTCCCACCGGGAGTGCAGTGTCACCATTATACCACCATCTTGTCACGAGCCGATGATGCATCCGGTGTATATCTCACCCATGTTCATGTCAAGGAGCTTCAGCTTTGTATCTGGCTCCACAAGGGGCACAACTGGTTGCTGGTCGATACCATTTGTTTGCGTCAGATGTGGGCTAATTTGAGGATGCTAGATCATACGGTTGAGGATGAGGATGTTGATTTTCACTTCTTAAGCCACGTGGGGGATAATGCTGAGTTTGTGTTCTTGGAAATGTCTAATTGCACACTCCATCTGGACGTCACGAGCAGGACACTGCGTAAAGTGGATGGGACGCCGTTAAAGAATGGACATTTCGTTGATGTCCATCCCTTTATGATGATTTGGCCACCCAAATTCCCTCTGCTGAAGGATGCTACTGCAAGGTTTGCTATTTGGCCTTCATATGATCACAATACTAGTTAAGTGACATTAGATAATGCTTGCCTTAAGATGTCTTGAAATCACTTGTGTACTCGGGTAATACTACTTGCTTATTGCTACCTACAAAAGTATAAAACATGTGTgagagctgaacgtgtgtagccTTGTTATCACGTTGACCACTGTACTTCATTGTCCTAAAATATAATCACAACCCAATCAATCCTGTAATTTTAGTTTCCCATTTCTTTAATCGTTGTGTAATTTTCTACTCCCTACCTTTATACTGTGAACCTCAAGCTTACGAGATTTGTTTTTGCTGAACTTATGTATGTGACTGTCTTTTCTGATACTTATGCACTAGTATGTTAGTACTTTTTTTTTCTGTCTGATTATTGTTCAGTGGATTCTTTTTCTTAAACACAATTGGATTGCACATTTTACATGGCAGGTATGTTTGAGTTTATGCATGAACTGTGATCTTTTTTTTCCTGTTGCAATACAAGTGGCCATTCCAAGCTAACAGCGGGTAGTTTGCGCTTGTGTGTCAGACATTTCTCCTTGTATGATCAGGTTTTTGTTATACTGAAATGGAAATATGTTGGTCTGCAATATAAGGACATTTAAGCTGTATTGAGCTTTTGATAAAGAAAATCTATGTTGCTGGACCAAGTTCATTCTTTTGATTTCTGAATGCATGTAGCATTTGAATGATAAATGATAATAAaataaaatgttatgatgctgaATAACCTCTAGTCTATCCTGACCCTTCCTCTGTTTCCTTCAACCAGGAACGACATGTGAAGGAGGATATCAGGAAGCTTTTGGATGGTCAGCTACAATGGTGTCGTCAAGGAAGAGCAGGGAGCCGCATTTCCTTAGTAGCAGTTCGAACAGTCTTTATTATAACTCGTAGTGGATTAGTTATGATGGTATGTAGCTCGAGCAGGTACTCCTATCCCTATGGTACCATGACTATTTGCAACGAGATATTGGTTTCATGAAGACGACTCCCTGTATGCATGTTTACTATTTATGCTGACTGATTCACTTGCATCGTCGCGGTCTTGTGGTTCCACCGCTTGCTCTGCTTGTCAATGTGCTATTTGCAGGAAGGTGTAGTAGCTTACTAGTAGGAGTTTTTTTTAGCAtaatagctactccctccgttccacaatacatgcctttcatttgtcaaaatatagatgtatctagacatgttttagtatataggtataTCCATTTTTGAACAAATGAAAGTcaagtattttggaacggagggagtagttttcaTCCGTTGAAAGTTCTCGGTCAACGGTGTTGATGTTCTCGGTCATCAGGTCAGGACTGTGCCAAACTAATGCCTTTTGTGGAAGTGGGATTTTTGACTCTGCAAGTGCCCAGCTGAACAAACAATCATTCTCCCTGCGACCAATCGAGATTGTTATCTGGTTTTGTTTTGTTCTGCCCAGCACAACAGACGAGCTGGATCGGTGCTTGATATCCTGATGGTACAACTGAAGAAGCATGCCACCCTTCAGACGCCATGAGCTTAGAAAATGGCAGGAATCTTTGGCACCTGCAAGCTACTGGTATTACTTGTTTTCCGATGTGCTGTAATTGCTACACTATGAACAGAGTAGATATCCAGTGACTCTGAGGTGTGCTAACATTAGAGTCTCTTTTGTGCATATTCGTTTGTTTTGTGCTAACATGAGAAACCCGGGTACACTGATGAACACACGATGTGATGGGACAAACTCACCAACAACTGCAGAGCAGCCGTTCCTTCACCTGGGGAAAAAGCAAAAGCGTCAATCCGTTAGTAACCTGACAGTGGTGGTAGGCACTACCGCACTAGTGACATATACAGCTTTCAAATTACGGATGTTTATAACAATAAAATAAAAAATGCTAGACTTACAGATGGCTTCTACAGAATTTGCGTA is drawn from Aegilops tauschii subsp. strangulata cultivar AL8/78 chromosome 1, Aet v6.0, whole genome shotgun sequence and contains these coding sequences:
- the LOC109762260 gene encoding uncharacterized protein: MCRTTAIRSNNVELLPIHLKNVAQELLAFKKLVHCIDAACHCRFPRVHSEKKPCVDGESHQHSPTSMPAAVSKVLEDDDLLREIIVRVGFPTTLVRASLVCKRWYHHSSDRRFLRRFRERHPPRLLGFCHVPEDECSQSSYPRFVPISPQPPELAAVVSRVASYSFGVDGDEWIRESRRGSVLTGRYEGLLWRHRVHHPLCSGRDMDILPPLPSVRSSRYHMFSTILSKEDGAGGLSYMYMLVEGVDENKVFRVRVYMLQHGVWCMHTSSITHIPLPLLPRKVVLVDDKIYIADKFSDDIIVLDLPASSFSKISVPPGVQCHHYTTILSRADDASGVYLTHVHVKELQLCIWLHKGHNWLLVDTICLRQMWANLRMLDHTVEDEDVDFHFLSHVGDNAEFVFLEMSNCTLHLDVTSRTLRKVDGTPLKNGHFVDVHPFMMIWPPKFPLLKDATARFAIWPSYDHNTS